The Mauremys reevesii isolate NIE-2019 linkage group 1, ASM1616193v1, whole genome shotgun sequence genome has a segment encoding these proteins:
- the MEST gene encoding mesoderm-specific transcript homolog protein isoform X2, protein MRAPTPSGPAPLAAWNPPGALSPEPRMKEWWIQVGLLSVPLLAVYLHIPPPKLSPALHSWRASGRYFTYKTQHIFYRDSSGALGSSDIVVLLHGFPTSSYDWYKIWEGLTQRFHRVIALDFVGFGFSDKPRPHRYSIFEQANIVEGLLGHLGLRNQRINLLSHDYGDTVAQELLHRYEHNKTGCVLINSLCLSNGGIFPETHYPRIIQKILKDGGLLSPIITRLMNYYFFSRGLGAVFGPYTQPSAAEYWDMWTAIRTNDGNLVVDSILQYINQRKKHRDRWVGALTSTSVPY, encoded by the exons ATGCGCGCTCCAACGCCCTCGGGGCCCGCCCCTCTAGCAGCATGGAACCCGCCTGGcgccctcagccctgagcccag GATGAAAGAGTGGTGGATTCAGGTGGGGCTGCTGAGCGTACCCCTCCTTGCTGTTTACTTGCACATCCCTCCACCTAAGCTGTCCCCAGCCCTTCACTCATGGAGGGCATCAGGAAGGTATTTCACATACAAGACCCAACACATCTTTTATAGAG ATTCATCAGGTGCACTCGGCAGTTCAGATATTGTGGTTCTGTTACACGGCTTCCCAACCTCCAGCTACGATTGGTACAAG ATTTGGGAAGGGCTGACCCAGCGATTTCACAGAGTGATCGCTCTGGATTTTGTAGGATTCGGTTTCAGTGACAAGCCT AGGCCCCATCGCTATTCCATTTTTGAGCAGGCCAACATCGTCGAGGGGCTGCTGGGGCACCTGGGTCTCCGAAATCAGAGGATCAACCTCCTGTCTCATGACTATGGAGACACAGTTGCACAGGAACTGCTCCACAG GTATGAACACAATAAAACTGGATGTGTCCTGATCAACAGCCTCTGTTTATCCAATGGAG GTATTTTCCCAGAAACTCATTACCCCCGGATCATTCAGAAG ATTCTCAAGGATGGTGGCCTACTGTCCCCCATCATCACGCGGCTAATGAACTACTACTTCTTCTCCAGAGG ACTTGGGGCAGTCTTTGGTCCGTATACGCAGCCTTCAGCGGCGGAATACTGGGACATGTGGACAGCAATCCGGACAAATGATGGAAACCTTGTTGTTGACAG TATTTTACAGTATATAAATCAAAGAAAGAAGCACAGAGACCGTTGGGTTGGGGCTCTGACATCCACCTCTGTTCCAT